In Fusobacterium periodonticum ATCC 33693, the following are encoded in one genomic region:
- a CDS encoding glycine betaine ABC transporter substrate-binding protein: protein MINQLMKLLTEDFKFFTNLTIEHILISLLAISIASVLGIILGIIISEYRKFSGLILGTVNILYTIPSIALLGFFITITGVGNTTALIALIIYALLPIIRSTYTGIVTINPLIIEASEGMGSTKLQQLFKIKLPLALPVLMSGIRNMVTMTIALAGIASFVGAGGLGVAIYRGITTNNSAMTFLGSLLIAILALVFDFILGLIEKRLTNHKRIKYKINPKLIILGLFIVIFGAYFSLNSKKDKTINIATKPMTEGYILGQMLTELIEQDTDLKVNITNGVGGGTSNIHPAIVKGEFDLYPEYTGTSWEAVLKKEASYDESKFDELQKEYKEKYNLEYVNLYGFNNTYGLAVNKDIAEKYNLKTYSDLAKVSNNLIFGAEYDFFEREDGYIELQKVYNIDFKKKIDMDIGLKYQAMKDKKIDVMVIFTTDGQLAISDVVVLEDDKKMYPSYRAGTVVRSEILSEYPELKPVLEKLNNILDDKTMADLNYQVESEGKKPEDVAREYLQEKGLLEAR from the coding sequence ATGATAAATCAATTGATGAAATTATTGACAGAAGACTTTAAATTTTTTACTAATTTAACAATAGAACATATTTTAATTTCATTGTTAGCTATAAGTATTGCAAGTGTATTAGGTATTATTTTAGGAATAATAATCAGTGAATATAGAAAATTTTCAGGCTTGATATTGGGAACTGTTAATATACTTTATACCATACCCTCAATAGCACTATTAGGATTTTTTATTACCATCACAGGAGTTGGGAATACAACAGCACTTATTGCTTTAATAATATATGCACTTTTACCAATAATAAGAAGCACATACACAGGAATTGTAACTATAAATCCTTTGATTATTGAGGCATCAGAGGGAATGGGAAGTACAAAATTACAACAACTATTCAAGATTAAATTGCCATTAGCATTGCCAGTTTTGATGTCAGGTATTAGAAATATGGTTACAATGACAATAGCACTTGCGGGAATTGCTTCATTTGTTGGAGCAGGTGGCTTAGGGGTTGCAATATATAGAGGGATAACAACTAATAATTCAGCTATGACTTTTTTAGGAAGTTTACTTATAGCAATCTTAGCCTTAGTCTTTGATTTTATATTGGGACTTATAGAAAAAAGATTGACTAATCATAAAAGAATAAAATACAAGATAAATCCCAAATTAATAATTTTAGGACTTTTTATAGTGATATTTGGAGCATATTTTTCATTAAATTCAAAGAAAGATAAAACTATAAATATTGCAACAAAACCTATGACAGAGGGTTATATTTTAGGACAAATGCTAACTGAACTTATTGAACAAGATACAGATTTAAAAGTAAATATCACAAATGGAGTTGGAGGAGGAACTTCCAATATTCACCCTGCAATAGTTAAGGGAGAGTTTGATTTATATCCTGAATATACAGGAACTTCTTGGGAAGCAGTATTGAAAAAAGAAGCAAGCTATGATGAAAGTAAATTTGATGAATTGCAAAAAGAATATAAAGAAAAATATAATTTAGAATATGTAAATTTATATGGTTTTAATAATACTTATGGTTTGGCAGTAAATAAAGATATTGCAGAAAAATATAATTTAAAAACATATAGTGATTTAGCAAAAGTCTCAAATAATTTAATTTTTGGTGCAGAATATGATTTCTTTGAAAGAGAAGATGGCTATATAGAATTACAAAAAGTATATAATATAGATTTTAAAAAGAAAATAGATATGGATATTGGGCTTAAATATCAAGCTATGAAAGATAAGAAAATTGATGTTATGGTAATATTTACAACAGATGGACAACTAGCAATATCTGATGTAGTTGTTTTGGAAGATGATAAAAAGATGTATCCATCATATAGGGCAGGAACAGTTGTAAGAAGTGAGATTTTATCTGAATATCCAGAATTAAAACCAGTTTTAGAAAAATTAAATAATATTTTAGATGATAAAACAATGGCAGATTTGAATTATCAAGTTGAAAGTGAAGGGAAGAAACCAGAAGATGTAGCAAGAGAATATTTACAAGAAAAAGGTTTATTGGAGGCTAGATAA
- a CDS encoding ABC transporter ATP-binding protein, producing the protein MIEFKNISKSYGNQEIIKDFNLTIECGTFLTIIGSSGSGKTTILKMINGLIKADKGEVLINDKNIQDEDLIELRRKIGYVIQGNILFPHLTVFDNIAYVLNLKKYDKKEIEKIVNEKMDMLNLSRDLKDRLPDELSGGQQQRVGIARALVANPDIILMDEPFGAVDAITRYQLQKDLKELHKKTEATIVFITHDITEALKLGTKVLVLDKGEIQQYDIPKNICSNPKNEFVKQLLKMAEM; encoded by the coding sequence ATGATAGAATTTAAAAATATTAGTAAGAGTTATGGAAATCAAGAAATAATAAAAGATTTTAATTTGACTATTGAATGTGGGACATTTTTAACTATCATAGGTTCATCAGGTTCTGGAAAAACAACAATTTTAAAGATGATAAATGGACTTATAAAGGCAGATAAAGGTGAAGTGTTAATAAATGATAAAAATATTCAAGATGAAGATTTAATTGAACTTAGAAGAAAAATAGGCTATGTAATTCAAGGGAATATTTTATTTCCACATTTAACAGTTTTTGATAATATTGCTTATGTGTTAAATTTAAAAAAATATGATAAAAAAGAAATTGAAAAGATAGTGAATGAAAAAATGGATATGTTAAATCTTTCAAGAGATTTAAAAGATAGATTACCAGATGAGCTATCAGGTGGACAGCAACAGAGAGTTGGAATAGCAAGAGCTTTGGTAGCAAACCCTGATATAATATTAATGGATGAGCCGTTTGGAGCAGTGGATGCTATTACAAGATATCAGTTACAAAAAGATTTAAAGGAATTGCATAAAAAGACAGAAGCAACTATTGTCTTTATAACTCATGATATAACTGAGGCTTTAAAATTAGGAACAAAGGTTTTAGTATTGGATAAAGGAGAAATTCAACAATATGATATACCTAAAAATATTTGTTCTAATCCTAAAAATGAATTTGTAAAACAATTATTAAAAATGGCTGAAATGTAG
- a CDS encoding glutathione peroxidase, with the protein MKIYDFKVKNRKGEDISLENYKGKVLLIVNTATRCGFTPQYDELEALYSKYNKDGFEVLDFPCNQFGNQAPESDDEIHTFCQLNYKVKFDQLAKVEVNGENAIPLFKYLKEQKAFAGFDPKHKLTSILNEMLSKNDPDFAKKSDIKWNFTKFLVDKSGNVVARFEPTTSAEEIEKEIKKYI; encoded by the coding sequence ATGAAAATTTATGATTTTAAAGTGAAAAATAGAAAAGGTGAAGACATTTCTTTGGAAAATTACAAAGGAAAGGTTTTATTGATTGTAAATACTGCAACTAGATGTGGATTCACTCCTCAATATGATGAATTAGAAGCTTTATATTCAAAATATAATAAAGATGGTTTTGAAGTTTTAGATTTTCCTTGTAATCAATTTGGAAATCAAGCTCCTGAAAGTGATGATGAAATCCATACTTTTTGCCAATTAAATTACAAAGTTAAATTTGATCAACTTGCAAAAGTAGAAGTTAATGGTGAAAATGCTATACCACTTTTCAAATACTTAAAAGAGCAAAAAGCATTTGCTGGATTTGATCCTAAACATAAACTAACTTCTATACTTAATGAAATGCTTTCAAAAAATGATCCAGATTTTGCTAAAAAATCTGATATAAAATGGAATTTTACTAAGTTTTTAGTAGATAAATCTGGAAATGTTGTAGCAAGATTTGAACCTACAACAAGTGCAGAAGAAATAGAAAAAGAAATTAAAAAATATATATAA
- a CDS encoding ABC transporter ATP-binding protein, translated as MFKKFISYYKPHKKMFFLDLLAAFLISICDLFYPILTRSILYDFIPNRKLKTIFLFLFILALIYIFKMLSNYFVGYYGHIVGVKIQADMRRDLFKHIQNMPISYFDKNQTGDIMSRIVNDLVDISELAHHGPEDVFISGVLVLGSFFYLINLNSLLTCIVFFFIPILALLTIFLRKRMMRAFAETRTTVGAINANLSNSISGIRVSKSFNNSKFEFKKFEEGNSKYIVARKAAYFWLAVFQGGVYYIIDTLYLVMLLSGTLFTYYNKITVVDFVTYMLFVNLLITPVKRLINSVEQFQNGMSGFRRFYEIITVPQEEEGKIEVGKLKGDISFDNVTFRYEENENVFENFSLNIKAGTNVALVGESGVGKSTICHLIPRFYDILSGKITIDDIDIKDMTLSSLRKNIGIVSQDVFLFTGTIKENIAYGKLDATDEEIYRAAKYANIHDYIMTLEKEYDTQVGERGIRLSGGQKQRISIARVFLANPPILILDEATSALDSITERNIQKSLDELSEGRTTLVVAHRLTTVREADVIIVITKDGIAEMGNHNELMKLEGIYYKLNQA; from the coding sequence TTGTTTAAAAAATTTATTTCATATTATAAGCCTCATAAGAAAATGTTTTTTTTAGATTTACTAGCAGCTTTTCTTATTTCTATTTGTGATTTATTTTACCCTATATTAACTCGTTCAATATTATATGATTTTATCCCAAATAGAAAATTAAAAACAATTTTTCTATTTCTATTTATCTTAGCATTAATCTATATTTTTAAAATGCTATCCAATTATTTTGTTGGTTATTATGGACATATTGTTGGAGTAAAAATACAAGCTGATATGAGAAGAGATTTATTTAAGCATATTCAAAACATGCCTATATCATATTTTGATAAAAATCAAACTGGTGATATCATGTCAAGGATAGTAAATGACCTAGTAGATATTTCAGAACTTGCTCACCATGGACCAGAAGATGTTTTCATATCAGGTGTTTTAGTTTTAGGCTCTTTTTTCTATCTAATTAATTTAAATTCCCTATTAACTTGTATAGTTTTCTTCTTTATTCCAATTTTAGCTCTACTTACTATTTTCTTAAGAAAAAGAATGATGAGAGCCTTTGCTGAGACAAGAACTACTGTTGGAGCTATAAATGCAAATTTATCAAATTCTATTTCAGGAATTAGAGTCTCTAAATCTTTTAATAATAGTAAGTTTGAATTTAAAAAATTTGAAGAGGGAAACTCTAAATACATAGTTGCAAGAAAAGCAGCATATTTTTGGCTAGCAGTCTTTCAAGGTGGAGTTTACTATATCATAGACACTCTTTATCTTGTTATGCTTTTAAGTGGAACTTTATTCACTTATTACAACAAAATTACAGTAGTAGATTTTGTTACATATATGTTATTTGTTAATTTATTAATAACTCCTGTAAAAAGACTTATTAACTCAGTAGAGCAATTTCAAAATGGAATGAGTGGCTTTAGAAGATTTTATGAAATAATAACTGTTCCTCAAGAGGAAGAAGGCAAAATTGAAGTTGGAAAGTTAAAAGGTGACATAAGCTTTGATAATGTTACTTTTAGATACGAAGAAAATGAAAATGTTTTTGAAAACTTCTCTTTAAATATTAAGGCAGGAACCAATGTGGCTTTAGTTGGTGAATCTGGAGTTGGTAAAAGTACTATCTGTCATTTAATTCCAAGATTTTATGATATTCTATCTGGTAAAATTACAATAGATGATATAGATATTAAAGATATGACATTATCTTCACTTAGAAAAAATATAGGTATTGTTAGTCAAGATGTATTTTTATTTACAGGAACTATAAAAGAAAACATTGCCTATGGAAAATTAGATGCCACTGATGAAGAAATTTATAGAGCTGCTAAGTATGCAAATATTCATGACTATATCATGACTTTAGAAAAAGAGTATGATACTCAAGTTGGCGAAAGAGGTATTCGTTTGTCTGGTGGGCAAAAACAAAGAATTTCTATTGCTAGAGTCTTTTTAGCTAATCCTCCTATTCTAATTTTAGATGAGGCAACAAGTGCTCTAGATAGTATAACTGAAAGAAACATACAAAAGTCTCTAGATGAACTTAGTGAAGGTAGAACAACTCTAGTTGTTGCACATAGGCTAACAACTGTAAGAGAAGCAGATGTCATTATTGTTATTACTAAAGATGGAATAGCTGAAATGGGTAATCATAATGAGTTAATGAAGCTAGAAGGAATTTATTACAAGCTAAATCAAGCTTAA
- a CDS encoding lysophospholipid acyltransferase family protein, producing the protein MYYIQYIVARFFIFLLLLLPEKMRFKFGDFLGNLTYKLIKSRRMTALMNLKMAFPEKSDEEIEKIARKSFRIMIKAFLCSLWFDKYLKNPKNINIINQESMLNACKKDKGVMAATMHMGNMEASTVCTGEHKIITVAKKQRNPYINNYITRLRGKANYMEVIEKNERTSRVLISKLREKKVIALFSDHRDKGAIINFFGKETKAPSGAISMALKFDLPFLLVYNTFNDDNTITIYVSDEIELKKTGNFKEDVQNNVQYLINIMEDVIRKHPEQWMWFHDRWNSFREYKRSLKNKN; encoded by the coding sequence ATGTATTACATTCAATATATTGTTGCTAGATTTTTTATTTTTTTATTGCTTTTATTACCTGAAAAAATGAGATTTAAATTTGGAGATTTTTTAGGAAATCTTACATATAAATTAATTAAAAGTAGAAGAATGACAGCTCTTATGAACTTGAAAATGGCTTTTCCTGAAAAGAGTGATGAAGAAATTGAAAAGATTGCAAGAAAATCTTTTAGAATAATGATAAAGGCTTTCTTATGCTCATTATGGTTTGATAAATATCTAAAGAATCCTAAAAATATAAATATTATAAATCAAGAAAGTATGTTGAATGCTTGCAAAAAAGATAAGGGTGTTATGGCTGCTACTATGCACATGGGAAATATGGAAGCAAGTACAGTTTGTACAGGTGAACATAAAATTATTACAGTTGCTAAAAAACAAAGAAATCCATACATAAATAATTATATCACAAGGCTTAGAGGAAAAGCAAATTATATGGAAGTTATAGAAAAGAATGAGAGAACAAGTAGAGTTTTAATTTCTAAATTAAGAGAAAAGAAAGTTATTGCACTATTCTCTGATCATAGAGATAAAGGGGCAATAATAAATTTCTTTGGTAAAGAAACAAAGGCACCTAGTGGAGCAATATCTATGGCATTAAAGTTTGATCTACCTTTTTTACTTGTCTATAATACTTTTAATGATGACAATACAATTACTATCTATGTTAGTGATGAAATAGAATTGAAAAAGACAGGTAATTTTAAAGAAGATGTTCAAAACAATGTGCAGTATCTAATAAATATTATGGAAGATGTTATTAGAAAACATCCAGAACAATGGATGTGGTTCCACGATAGATGGAATAGTTTTAGAGAATACAAACGTTCATTAAAAAATAAGAACTAA
- a CDS encoding 5'-methylthioadenosine/adenosylhomocysteine nucleosidase — protein sequence MKIGIIGAMHEEIVELKSSMTDINEIEISNLKFYEGKLCSKDVVLVESGIGKVNAAISTTLLISNFKVDKIIFTGVAGAVNPNIKVTDIVIATDLVESDMDVTAGGNYKLGEIPRMKNSNFKTDPYLFTLAESVATKLFGTEKIHKGRIISRDEFVASSEKVKKLREIFEAECVEMEGAAVAHVCEVLNVPFIVLRSISDKADDEAGMTFDEFVKIAAKNSKSIVEGILSIIK from the coding sequence ATGAAAATTGGAATAATTGGTGCCATGCATGAAGAAATAGTTGAATTAAAAAGTTCAATGACTGACATAAATGAAATAGAAATTAGTAATTTGAAATTTTATGAAGGGAAACTATGCTCTAAAGATGTTGTTTTAGTAGAAAGTGGTATTGGAAAAGTTAATGCTGCAATATCAACAACCCTTTTAATCTCTAATTTTAAAGTTGATAAAATTATATTTACAGGAGTTGCTGGAGCAGTTAATCCGAATATTAAGGTTACTGATATTGTTATAGCTACTGATTTAGTTGAATCTGATATGGACGTAACAGCAGGAGGAAACTATAAATTAGGAGAAATTCCAAGAATGAAAAACTCTAACTTCAAAACTGATCCTTATCTTTTTACTTTAGCTGAGTCAGTTGCCACAAAACTTTTTGGAACTGAAAAAATTCATAAAGGAAGAATAATAAGTAGAGATGAATTTGTGGCTTCATCTGAAAAAGTAAAAAAACTTAGAGAAATTTTTGAAGCTGAATGTGTTGAGATGGAAGGAGCAGCAGTTGCTCATGTCTGTGAAGTTTTAAATGTACCATTTATAGTTTTAAGATCAATTTCTGATAAGGCTGATGATGAAGCAGGAATGACTTTTGATGAATTTGTGAAAATTGCTGCAAAAAATTCAAAATCAATAGTTGAAGGTATTTTATCAATCATAAAGTAA
- a CDS encoding bifunctional folylpolyglutamate synthase/dihydrofolate synthase, producing the protein MEGKMNIDALLEELYAYSMFSIRLGLDNIKEICKHLGNPQNSYKVIHITGTNGKGSVSTTVERVLIDAGYKVGKYTSPHILKFNERISFNDKYISNEDVAKYYERVKKIIEEHKIQATFFEVTTAMMFDYFKDMKAEYVILEAGMGGRYDATNICDNTVSVITNVSLDHTEYLGDTIYKIATEKAGIIKNCPYTIFADNNPDVKKAIEEVTDKYVNVLDKYKDSTYKLDFNTFTTNINIDGNIYEYSLFGDYQYKNFLCAYEVVKYLGIDENIVREAIKKVVWQCRFEVFSKDPLVIFDGAHNPAGVEELIKIVKQHFSKDEVTVLVSILKDKDRISMFRKLNEISSSIVLTSIPDNPRASTAKELYDDVENKKDFEYEEDPIKAYNLALNKKRKLTVCCGSFYILIKLKEGLNG; encoded by the coding sequence ATGGAGGGAAAAATGAATATTGACGCTTTACTTGAAGAATTATATGCTTATTCTATGTTTAGTATAAGACTTGGTTTAGATAATATTAAGGAAATTTGTAAACATTTAGGAAATCCACAAAATTCATATAAAGTTATACATATAACTGGAACTAATGGAAAAGGTTCTGTTTCAACAACAGTTGAAAGAGTTCTAATAGATGCAGGATATAAGGTTGGAAAATATACTTCACCTCATATACTTAAATTCAATGAAAGAATATCTTTCAATGACAAGTATATCAGCAATGAAGATGTTGCTAAATATTATGAAAGAGTTAAAAAGATTATTGAAGAACATAAAATACAAGCAACATTCTTTGAAGTTACAACTGCTATGATGTTTGATTATTTTAAAGATATGAAGGCTGAATATGTAATTTTAGAAGCTGGTATGGGTGGAAGATATGATGCAACAAACATCTGTGACAACACTGTATCTGTAATAACTAATGTTAGCTTAGATCATACAGAATATCTAGGGGATACTATTTATAAAATAGCAACAGAAAAGGCAGGAATAATTAAAAATTGTCCTTATACTATCTTTGCTGATAATAATCCTGATGTTAAAAAAGCTATTGAAGAAGTTACAGACAAATATGTAAATGTCTTAGATAAATATAAGGATAGTACATATAAACTTGATTTTAATACTTTTACAACAAATATAAATATAGATGGAAACATCTATGAATACTCACTTTTTGGTGACTATCAATATAAAAATTTCTTGTGTGCCTATGAAGTTGTAAAATACTTAGGTATAGATGAAAATATAGTAAGAGAAGCAATTAAAAAGGTTGTATGGCAATGTAGATTTGAAGTATTCTCTAAAGATCCTCTTGTGATTTTTGATGGGGCTCACAATCCTGCTGGAGTTGAAGAACTTATAAAGATTGTGAAACAACACTTTTCAAAAGATGAAGTTACTGTACTAGTATCTATTTTAAAAGATAAAGATAGAATTTCAATGTTTAGAAAACTAAATGAAATCTCTTCTAGTATAGTTTTAACATCTATCCCAGATAATCCAAGAGCATCAACTGCTAAAGAATTATATGACGATGTTGAAAATAAGAAAGATTTTGAATACGAAGAAGATCCAATAAAAGCATATAATTTAGCTTTAAATAAAAAGAGAAAGCTTACCGTATGTTGTGGTTCTTTCTACATTTTAATTAAGTTAAAAGAGGGGTTAAATGGATAA
- the hprK gene encoding HPr(Ser) kinase/phosphatase, whose protein sequence is MYTYTTVREIADSLNFEILNEGNLDLKIDIPNIYQIGYELVGFLDKESDELNRYINICSLKESRFMATFSKERKEKVISEYMALDFPALIFSKDAIITEEFYYYAKKYNKNILLSNEKASVTIRKLKFFLSRALSIEEEYEDYSLMEIHGVGVLMTGYSNARKGVMIELLERGHRMITDKNLIIRRVGENELLGYNGKKKLKLGHFYLEDIQNGSVDVTDQFGVKSTRIEKKINILIVLEEWNEKEFYDRLGLDTQYETFVGEKIQKFVIPVRKGRNLAVIIEAAALSFRLKRMGHNTPLEFLNKSQEIIEKNKKEREENMNTNSLAVTKLINEFDLEIKYGREKVTSTYIKSSNVYRPSLSLIGFFDLIEEVSNIGIQIFSKMEFHFLEKLCPTDRINNLKKFLTFDIPMIVLTEDANAPDYFFDLVKKSGHILAIAPYKKASQIIANFNNYLDSFFSETISVHGVLVELFGFGVLLTGKSGIGKSETALELIHRGHRLIADDMVKFYRDTQGDVVGKSAELPFFMEIRGLGIIDIKTLYGMSSVRLSKRLDMIIELKALDNSDYMSAPTTHLYEDVLGKPIKKRILEISSGRNAAAMVEVMVMDYMSGLLGQK, encoded by the coding sequence ATGTACACATATACCACTGTTAGAGAAATTGCAGATTCATTGAATTTTGAAATACTGAATGAGGGAAATTTAGATTTAAAGATTGATATCCCTAATATTTATCAAATTGGTTATGAGCTTGTTGGTTTTTTAGATAAGGAAAGTGATGAGTTAAATAGATATATCAATATCTGTAGTTTAAAAGAATCAAGATTTATGGCTACTTTTTCTAAAGAAAGAAAAGAAAAAGTTATTTCAGAGTATATGGCTCTTGATTTTCCAGCTTTAATCTTTTCAAAAGATGCTATCATAACTGAAGAATTTTATTATTACGCAAAAAAATACAATAAAAATATCCTTTTAAGTAATGAGAAAGCCTCTGTTACTATTAGAAAATTAAAATTCTTTCTTTCTAGAGCTCTTTCTATTGAAGAAGAGTATGAAGACTATTCTTTAATGGAAATTCATGGTGTTGGAGTATTGATGACAGGTTATTCTAATGCCAGAAAAGGTGTTATGATAGAGTTACTTGAAAGAGGTCATCGTATGATAACAGATAAAAACCTTATCATACGTCGTGTTGGTGAAAATGAATTACTTGGTTATAATGGGAAAAAGAAACTAAAGTTAGGACATTTCTATCTGGAAGATATACAAAATGGTTCTGTGGATGTTACAGATCAGTTTGGAGTAAAATCAACAAGAATAGAAAAGAAGATAAATATACTTATAGTTTTAGAAGAATGGAATGAAAAAGAATTCTATGACAGACTTGGACTTGACACTCAATATGAAACCTTTGTTGGTGAAAAAATACAGAAATTTGTTATTCCAGTTAGAAAAGGAAGAAATCTAGCTGTTATTATTGAAGCAGCAGCTCTGTCATTCAGATTGAAAAGAATGGGACATAATACTCCTTTGGAATTTCTTAATAAATCCCAAGAAATAATAGAAAAGAATAAAAAAGAGAGGGAAGAAAATATGAATACAAATAGTTTAGCAGTTACAAAACTAATAAATGAATTTGATTTAGAAATCAAATATGGTAGAGAAAAAGTTACTAGTACATATATAAAATCTTCTAATGTATATCGTCCCTCTTTGTCTCTTATAGGGTTCTTTGATTTGATAGAAGAAGTTTCTAATATAGGAATACAAATATTTTCGAAAATGGAATTTCATTTCTTAGAAAAACTTTGTCCTACTGATAGAATTAATAATTTAAAAAAATTCTTAACTTTTGATATTCCTATGATAGTATTGACAGAAGATGCTAATGCCCCTGACTATTTCTTTGATTTAGTAAAAAAAAGTGGACATATTTTAGCTATTGCTCCATATAAAAAAGCTTCTCAAATAATTGCAAATTTCAATAACTACTTGGACTCTTTCTTCTCTGAAACAATAAGTGTCCATGGAGTTTTAGTTGAACTTTTTGGTTTTGGAGTTTTACTTACAGGTAAAAGTGGAATAGGAAAAAGTGAAACAGCTTTAGAGCTTATACATAGAGGACACAGACTTATAGCTGATGATATGGTTAAATTTTACAGAGATACTCAAGGAGATGTTGTAGGTAAATCAGCTGAACTTCCATTCTTTATGGAAATAAGAGGTTTAGGAATTATAGATATAAAAACTTTATATGGAATGAGCTCTGTAAGATTGTCTAAAAGATTAGATATGATAATAGAATTAAAAGCACTTGATAACTCCGACTATATGTCTGCTCCAACAACTCACCTATATGAAGATGTTTTAGGTAAACCTATTAAGAAAAGAATCCTTGAAATTTCTTCAGGTAGAAATGCTGCAGCTATGGTTGAAGTTATGGTTATGGATTATATGTCAGGTTTACTTGGTCAAAAGTAA
- a CDS encoding DHH family phosphoesterase yields the protein MKEFIEKFKEIKDIIEKNQNIILTAHVNPDGDAVGSGLGLFLTLKKNYKDKNIRFVLQDSIPYTTKFLKGSEEIETYKSEEKYSTDLLIFLDSATRDRTGQTGKNIEAKLSINIDHHMSNPSYGDVNCVITYSSSTSEIVYHFIKYMGYPISLATAEALYLGLVNDTGNFSHSNVKVETMMMATDLISLGVNNNYIVTNFLNSNSYQTLKMLGDALTNFEFYPEKKLSYYYLDHATMQKYGAKKEDTEGVVEKILSYHEASVSLFLRQEADGKIKGSMRSKYETNVNKIAALFGGGGHYKAAGFSSDLSPKEILDIVLKNLD from the coding sequence TTGAAAGAATTTATTGAAAAGTTTAAAGAAATTAAAGATATCATTGAAAAAAATCAAAACATTATATTAACAGCTCATGTCAATCCTGATGGTGATGCTGTAGGTTCAGGTTTAGGTCTATTTCTTACATTAAAGAAAAATTATAAAGATAAGAATATTAGATTTGTTTTACAAGATAGTATTCCTTATACTACAAAATTTTTAAAGGGCTCTGAAGAAATAGAAACTTATAAGAGTGAAGAAAAATATTCAACTGATTTATTAATATTTTTAGATTCAGCTACAAGAGATAGAACAGGGCAAACTGGAAAAAATATTGAAGCTAAACTTAGTATTAATATTGACCATCATATGAGCAATCCAAGTTATGGAGATGTAAATTGTGTTATAACATATTCATCTTCAACTTCTGAAATCGTTTATCACTTTATCAAATATATGGGTTATCCAATAAGTTTAGCTACAGCTGAGGCTTTGTATTTAGGTTTAGTAAATGACACAGGAAATTTCTCTCATAGCAATGTAAAAGTTGAAACTATGATGATGGCTACAGATTTGATTTCACTTGGTGTAAATAATAACTACATAGTAACTAATTTTTTAAATTCAAACTCTTATCAAACTTTAAAAATGTTAGGAGATGCCTTAACAAATTTTGAGTTTTATCCTGAAAAAAAATTATCATATTACTATTTAGATCATGCAACTATGCAAAAATATGGAGCTAAAAAAGAAGATACTGAAGGTGTAGTTGAAAAAATTCTATCATATCATGAAGCCTCTGTTTCATTATTTTTAAGACAAGAAGCTGATGGTAAAATCAAAGGAAGTATGAGATCTAAATATGAGACAAATGTCAACAAAATAGCTGCTCTTTTTGGTGGTGGTGGTCACTACAAGGCTGCAGGTTTTTCAAGTGATTTAAGTCCTAAAGAAATCTTAGATATTGTTTTAAAAAACTTAGACTGA